One Desulfobacterales bacterium DNA segment encodes these proteins:
- a CDS encoding type II toxin-antitoxin system RelE/ParE family toxin: MIKSFACRDTEKLFNDENVRRFQSFERQARKRLMILHAAPSLKSLTLNPGNRFHALRGNRKEQYAIRINKQWRVCFEWREGNAYEVQITDYH; this comes from the coding sequence ATGATAAAATCATTTGCCTGCCGTGATACGGAAAAGCTTTTCAATGATGAAAACGTCCGTCGATTTCAGTCATTTGAACGACAGGCAAGAAAAAGGCTGATGATCCTCCATGCTGCTCCAAGCCTTAAATCCTTGACGCTGAATCCTGGCAATCGGTTTCATGCGCTAAGGGGCAATCGAAAAGAACAATATGCTATTCGTATCAACAAGCAATGGAGAGTTTGTTTCGAGTGGAGAGAGGGCAATGCCTACGAGGTTCAAATAACCGATTATCATTGA
- a CDS encoding HigA family addiction module antitoxin yields the protein MGTKKLLDPIIPGEILREDFMETLGISINQLARDLAVPPNRISEIVNGKRAITADTALRLQRYFGVEAQFWLNLQSEYDLRIMRRKIWDDIQQRIIPAQNREDHAHETVA from the coding sequence ATGGGTACAAAAAAACTGCTTGATCCTATTATTCCAGGAGAAATCCTGCGTGAAGATTTTATGGAAACATTGGGTATCAGTATTAATCAGCTGGCTCGCGATCTTGCTGTTCCTCCGAACAGAATAAGTGAAATCGTGAATGGCAAACGAGCCATTACGGCAGATACCGCCCTGAGATTACAGCGCTATTTTGGAGTTGAAGCCCAGTTTTGGCTCAATTTACAGTCTGAATATGATCTGAGAATTATGCGGCGTAAAATCTGGGACGACATTCAACAGAGGATTATTCCGGCGCAAAACCGCGAAGATCATGCGCATGAAACTGTTGCATGA